The following are encoded in a window of Vicugna pacos chromosome 2, VicPac4, whole genome shotgun sequence genomic DNA:
- the LOC102525641 gene encoding sulfotransferase 1 family member D1-like, translating into MDGKLDIFRRELVDVRGVPLFWSTVEEWSQVESFESHPDDLLISTYPKSGTTWISEILDLICNNGDVEKCKRDAIFKRVPFMELIIPGITNGVEELNDMQSPRLVKTHLPVQLLPSSFWKNNCKMVYLARNAKDVAVSYYYFYQMAKMHPEPGTWEEFLDKFMTGKVAFGSWYDHVKGWWEKRKDYHHILYLFYEDMKEDPKSEIQKLLKFLDKDLPEETVEKILYHSSFDIMKQNPTVNYTTVPKFSMDHSVSPFMRKGILGDWKNHFTVAQYERFEEDYKKKMKGSTLQFHSEI; encoded by the exons ATGGACGGCAAGCTGGATATCTTCAGGAGGGAGTTAGTGGATGTTCGGGGCGTCCCCCTCTTCTGGAGCACTGTTGAGGAGTGGTCCCAGGTGGAATCATTTGAGAGCCACCCAGATGACCTTCTGATCTCAACCTACCCGAAATCTG gaacAACCTGGATCAGTGAAATATTGGATTTGATCTGTAACAatggggatgtggagaaatgtAAACGAGATGCAATATTCAAACGAGTGCCATTCATGGAACTTATAATTCCTGGAATCACAAATG GTGTTGAGGAATTGAATGACATGCAGTCTCCTCGATTAGTGAAAACACATCTACCAGTTCAACTTCTCCCCTcttcattttggaaaaataacTGCAAg ATGGTCTATCTGGCACGGAATGCCAAAGATGTGGCTGTGTCTTACTATTATTTCTACCAGATGGCAAAAATGCACCCAGAGCCTGGCACCTGGGAGGAGTTCCTGGATAAATTCATGACCGGGAAGG TGGCCTTTGGTTCTTGGTATGACCATGTTAAGGGCTggtgggagaagaggaaagaTTATCATCATATTCTTTACCTATTCTATGAGGACATGAAAGAG GATCCAAAGAGTGAAATTCAGAAGTTATTAAAGTTTCTAGATAAAGACCTGCCAGAAGAAACTGTGGAGAAAATCCTCTATCATAGCTCCTTTGACATTATGAAGCAGAATCCTACTGTAAATTATACCACTGTACCAAAATTTAGTATGGAccattctgtgtctcccttcatgAGAAAGG gTATTTTGGGAGATTGGAAAAATCATTTCACTGTAGCCCAGTATGAAAGATTTGAGGaagattataaaaagaaaatgaaagggtcTACATTGCAGTTTCATTCAGAGATCTAA